A region from the Leopardus geoffroyi isolate Oge1 chromosome C2, O.geoffroyi_Oge1_pat1.0, whole genome shotgun sequence genome encodes:
- the USF3 gene encoding basic helix-loop-helix domain-containing protein USF3 isoform X2 has translation MFPCPEAAEEIKKLRKQLEEIQKENGRYIELLKANDICLYDDPTIHWKGNLKNSKVSVVIPSDQVQKNIIVYSNGSQPCGNSQGTAVQGITFNVGHNLQKQTANVVPVQRTCNLVTPVSISGVYPSENKPWHQTTVSALAANQPVPLCLPATIPAQNILELSTSESESSVLGATNGPLIAVPIGPEPHQHRSVHTCLSDQSSPENKNGQESPKLLKKTVPCATGVPTTSSATATKVHHGSQSCLSIQDFRNDFQTTFVVSVTTTVCSQPPRSAGDACPVSISKGADSASVTAAVAPSAPAGGKTTTPVSTLSANPLDNSWTLSCSLPSSSVSASDLKNINSLTRISSAGNTQTTWTTLQLAGNTIQPLSQTPSSAVTPVLNESGSSPPTTSHSRHVATGVNVNNSFPADGQVVEQVVVTLPSCPSLPMQPLIAQPQVKSQPPKSILPLNSAMQVIQMAQPVGSAVNAATANQNVIILQPPSTTPCPTVMRAEVPNQTVGQQIVIIQAANQNPLPLLSAPPPGSVRLPVSGANALLGSNSSVQNVSTPQTFGGKHLVHILPRPSSLSTSSSTQTFSVTMSNQQQPQTISLNGQLFALQPVMSSSGTTNQTPMQIIQPTTSEDPNTNVALNTFGALASLNQSISQMAGQSCVQLSISQPANPPTAASSQTIPVHSVSLTTTVASPMTTDNSATLPSTYSLVTTPSVNTVACLPNVKSKRFKKPGAKKHLAAHKSACPPNPVREVGKLACPGTEATAEPSCGDGLLESLPVVLPSVTMSQANCVSVSGSHSLDVLNPESVIPESVPKSKSAEESSSPSQASVTSEHFVMAPAKSKDSAPILQQEASQDKPPASLALSDAAKSCTSASVLIPSPNDPHLLVSQVSGLSSATSTTSTDCASEVEIIAEPCRVEQDSSDTMQTTSLLKGQGLTALLSGLAKEKDSQKLSLSVPVDHPDFPSENSKMADSSVDLHPKQELLLMNSDDRGPGQHHSCVPDQEVINGSLLVSRQADSPMSTSSGSSRSFSVASMLPETTREDVTSNATTNTCDSCTFVEQTDIVALAARAIFDQENLEKGRAGTQADMREVTSKPSEASPLEGDQPFKTQMSKESGPGQAEATPNEFNSQDSIEATVDRSLGKPSCSVGIKTSNASLQVSTSQPPSITSLSVNNLIHQGTISHPLVSCAGLSQTAEQAPVPATVNLTVASSSYGGQPPGPALMTEYSQEQLNTITGTIPNPQVQEPLLKPSQESRKDSAKRAVQDDLLLSSAKRQKHCQPAPLRLEAMSLMNRTPDSISDQTQMMVSQLPPNSANSVVPISNPAHGDGLARLFPPSNNFGAPALRQTEVQCSSQNSVTEQQQTQASQHLQALQQHVPAQGVSHLHGNHLYLKQQQQQQQQQAGQLRERHHLYQLQRHAPHAESSVHSQPHNVHQQRTLQQEVQMQKKRNLVQGTQASQLSLQPKHHGTDQSRPKSGQPHPHHQQMQQQMQQHFGSSQPEKSCENPSTSRSHHNHPQNHLSQDMIHQQQDVGSRQQGSGVSSEHVSGHNPLQRLLTSRGIEQQMVSQPSIVTRPSDMPCTPHRPERNRVSSYSAEALIGKTSSNSEQRMGMSLQGSRVSDQLEMRSYLDVPRNKSLAVHNMQGRVDHTVASDIRLTDCQTFKPSGASQQPQSNFEVQSSRNSEIGNPVSSLRSMQSQAFRISQNPGPPPIDRQKRLSYPPVQSIPTGNAIPPRDSENTCHQSFMQSLLAPHLGDQVLGSQRSLSEHQRNTQCGPSSAIDYNCPPTHESVHIRRESESQNRESCDMSLGAINTRNSTLNIPFSSSSSSGDIQGRNTSPNVSVQKSNPMRITDSHGTKGHMNPPVTTNMHGVARPALPHPSVSHGNAEQGPPVRPTNSSVPQRSRHPLQDSSGSKIRQPERNRSGNQRHSNVFDPSLPHLPLSTSGSMILGRQQAATEKRGSIVRFMPDSPQVPNDNAAPDQHTLSQNFGFPFIPEGGMNPPINANTSFIPQVTQPSATRTPALIPVDPQNTLPSFYPPYSPAHPTLSNDISIPYFSNQMFSNPSTEKVNSGSLNNRFGSILSPPRPVGFAQPSFPLLPDMPPMHMTNSHLSNFNMTSLFPEIATALPDGSAMSPLLTIANSSASDSSKQSSNRPAHNISHILGHDCSSAV, from the exons ATGTTCCCCTGCCCTGAAGCAG ctgaagaaattaaaaagctacGTAAACAATTGgaagaaattcaaaaagaaaatggccGATATATTGAATTACTGAAAGCAAATGACATATGCCTATATGATGACCCTACAATCCACTGGAAAGGAAATCTTAAAAACTCAAAGGTCTCTGTTGTTATTCCCAGTGATCAGGTTCAAAAAAATATCATTGTTTATTCCAACGGGAGTCAGCCTTGTGGAAATAGCCAGGGAACAGCTGTTCAGGGGATAACCTTTAATGTTGGTCATAATTTACAAAAGCAGACCGCCAATGTGGTGCCAGTACAGAGGACTTGCAATCTTGTGACTCCTGTGTCTATTTCTGGAGTTTACCCTTCTGAAAACAAGCCATGGCATCAGACCACAGTTTCTGCATTGGCTGCCAACCAGCCTGTTCCTCTTTGTCTTCCTGCTACCATTCCTGCTCAAAATATTCTCGAGCTTTCCACCTCCGAAAGCGAATCGAGCGTGCTTGGTGCCACCAACGGCCCACTGATCGCAGTTCCCATTGGGCCTGAACCTCACCAACATCGTTCCGTGCACACGTGTCTAAGTGATCAAAGTTCTCCTGAAAATAAGAATGGGCAAGAGAGCCCCAAATTATTGAAGAAAACAGTCCCTTGTGCCACAGGCGTCCCCACCACTTCCTCAGCGACTGCCACTAAAGTGCACCACGGAAGCCAGTCCTGCCTGAGCATCCAGGATTTCAGAAATGATTTTCAAACCACCTTTGTTGTCTCAGTTACCACCACAGTCTGTTCCCAGCCTCCCAGATCTGCAGGTGATGCTTGTCCGGTGAGCATCAGCAAGGGTGCAGACTCGGCGAGTGTTACCGCAGCGGTGGCCCCTTCTGCCCCTGCAGGAGGGAAGACCACCACTCCTGTAAGTACTCTTTCTGCAAACCCTTTGGACAATAGTTGGactctttcttgttctttgccTTCTTCCAGTGTTAGTGCTTCGGATTTGAAAAACATTAATAGCCTTACCCGAATTTCCTCCGCTGGAAACACACAGACAACGTGGACTACTTTGCAACTGGCGGGAAACACTATTCAGCCCTTAAGCCAGACACCTTCTTCTGCAGTGACTCCGGTATTAAATGAGTCTGGTAGCAGCCCTCCCACGACCAGCCACAGTAGACACGTCGCTACGGGCGTCAACGTGAATAATTCCTTTCCCGCAGATGGGCAGGTGGTTGAGCAAGTAGTTGTCACCTTGCCTTCTTGTCCATCTTTACCTATGCAGCCACTAATTGCCCAACCACAAGTTAAATCTCAGCCTCCAAAAAGTATCCTTCCATTGAATTCAGCAATGCAAGTGATTcagatggctcagccagttgggtcGGCTGTGAATGCAGCTACAGCTAATCAAAATGTTATCATTCTTCAGCCCCCCAGCACCACCCCTTGCCCAACAGTGATGAGAGCAGAGGTTCCCAACCAAACAGTAGGTCAGCAGATAGTGATCATACAGGCAGCTAATCAGAACCCTTTGCCGCTCCTCTCAGCTCCACCTCCTGGTTCTGTTCGACTCCCTGTCAGTGGAGCCAATGCTCTACTAGGGTCTAATAGTTCAGTGCAAAATGTTTCGACCCCCCAGACTTTTGGAGGAAAGCATCTTGTCCATATATTACCAAGACCTTCATCTCTATCAACATCTAGTTcaacacaaactttttctgttacCATGTCAAACCAACAACAGCCTCAAACCATTTCTTTAAATGGACAGCTCTTTGCTTTGCAGCCTGTGATGTCCTCATCAGGAACTACAAATCAAACCCCTATGCAAATTATCCAACCCACCACCAGCGAAGATCCAAACACCAATGTTGCCCTGAATACATTTGGAGCTTTGGCCAGCCTCAATCAAAGCATATCACAGATGGCTGGGCAGAGCTGTGTACAGTTGTCTATTAGCCAGCCTGCCAATCCCCCAACTGCCGCAAGTAGTCAAACCATCCCAGTTCACAGTGTTTCATTAACAACAACGGTAGCATCTCCCATGACAACCGATAATTCAGCCACACTACCCAGTACTTATAGTCTGGTAACTACTCCCTCAGTGAACACTGTAGCTTGTTTACCTAATGTGAAGTCAAAAAGGTTTAAGAAGCCAGGTGCCAAGAAACACTTAGCCGCTCACAAGTCCGCATGTCCCCCGAATCCAGTCAGAGAGGTGGGCAAGTTAGCCTGCCCCGGCACTGAAGCCACAGCAGAGCCGTCATGTGGTGATGGACTGCTGGAAAGCCTCCCTGTCGTGTTACCGTCTGTCACCATGTCCCAGGCAAATTGTGTGAGTGTTTCTGGTTCACATTCTTTGGATGTTCTGAATCCTGAATCCGTGATACCCGAATCTGTACCCAAATCTAAGTCAGCAGAAGAGTCTAGCTCACCCTCCCAAGCATCTGTAACGAGTGAACATTTTGTAATGGCCCCAGCAAAATCCAAAGATTCTGCCCCCATTCTGCAGCAAGAGGCATCTCAGGATAAGCCACCAGCTAGTTTGGCATTGTCAGATGCTGCCAAATCCTGCACTTCAGCCAGCGTGTTGATTCCATCTCCAAATGATCCCCACCTTTTGGTTTCTCAGGTTTCTGGGCTCTCATCCGCCACTAGCACTACAAGCACTGACTGTGCTTCTGAGGTAGAAATCATTGCTGAACCTTGCAGGGTGGAGCAAGACTCATCAGATACGATGCAAACGACAAGTCTATTAAAGGGGCAGGGTTTGACTGCATTGTTGTCTGGTCTTGCTAAAGAAAAAGACTCTCAGAAATTGTCTCTTTCGGTGCCGGTGGACCATCCTGACTTTCCTTCTGAAAATTCTAAAATGGCGGATTCAAGTGTCGATTTACATCCCAAACAGGAGCTGTTACTGATGAACAGTGATGACAGAGGTCCGGGGCAACACCACTCCTGCGTCCCTGATCAGGAGGTTATTAATGGCTCTTTGCTTGTCAGCAGGCAGGCCGACTCTCCCATGTCCACCAGCTCTGGCAGTAGTCGTAGTTTCTCAGTTGCATCCATGCTTCCTGAAACGACGAGAGAGGATGTCACCAGCAATGCAACAACGAATACCTGTGACAGCTGTACCTTTGTAGAGCAAACTGATATAGTTGCTCTTGCTGCAAGAGCTATTTTTGACCAGGAGAACCTTGAGAAGGGAAGAGCTGGCACCCAGGCTGATATGAGGGAGGTTACTTCAAAGCCTTCTGAAGCCTCACCTTTAGAGGGAGACCAGCCTTTCAAAACACAGATGTCTAAAGAGAGTGGCCCAGGACAGGCAGAAGCAACACCAAATGAATTTAATTCTCAGGACTCAATCGAAGCAACTGTGGATCGATCCCTCGGAAAACCAAGTTGTTCTGTAGGAATCAAAACATCAAATGCCTCTTTACAGGTTTCGACTTCTCAGCCACCAAGCATCACCAGTTTAAGTGTCAATAATCTTATCCACCAGGGCACCATCAGCCATCCTCTGGTCAGCTGTGCTGGTCTATCCCAAACCGCAGAGCAAGCACCTGTTCCGGCAACGGTTAATCTGACCGTTGCATCTAGTTCCTATGGTGGTCAGCCTCCTGGGCCAGCTCTGATGACCGAATATTCCCAAGAACAGCTAAACACCATTACTGGCACCATACCAAATCCACAGGTTCAAGAGCCACTCTTAAAGCCAAGTCAGGAAAGCCGCAAAGACTCCGCCAAGCGTGCTGTCCAAGACGACCTTTTATTGTCTTCAGCTAAACGTCAAAAGCACTGTCAGCCAGCCCCGCTGAGGCTTGAAGCTATGTCGCTGATGAACCGCACTCCAGACAGCATTTCTGATCAGACTCAGATGATGGTCAGTCAGCTCCCTCCCAACTCTGCAAACTCTGTTGTGCCTATTAGCAACCCAGCACATGGAGATGGCCTCGCACGATTATTTCCACCGAGTAACAATTTTGGGGCCCCTGCATTGAGACAGACGGAAGTTCAATGCAGTTCTCAGAATTCAGTTACCGAGCAGCAGCAAACCCAGGCCAGTCAACATCTCCAGGCCCTGCAACAGCATGTTCCAGCCCAAGGGGTATCTCACCTGCACGGTAACCACCTCTActtaaagcagcagcagcagcagcagcagcagcaagcagGACAGTTAAGAGAGAGGCATCACTTGTACCAACTGCAGCGTCACGCGCCTCATGCAGAGAGCTCTGTCCACTCTCAGCCACATAACGTCCACCAACAGAGGACTCTCCAGCAGGAAgtccagatgcagaaaaagaggaatctTGTTCAGGGCACTCAGGCCTCTCAGCTTTCCTTACAACCAAAGCACCACGGAACTGACCAGTCCCGCCCCAAGAGTGGTCAGCCACATCCCCACCATCAGCAGATGCAGCAACAGATGCAGCAACATTTTGGAAGTTCCCAGCCAGAAAAGAGTTGTGAAAACCCTTCGACCAGCCGGAGCCACCACAACCATCCCCAGAACCATCTCAGTCAAGATATGATACACCAGCAGCAGGATGTTGGAAGCAGGCAGCAAGGTTCGGGGGTTTCTTCTGAACATGTGTCTGGGCATAATCCATTGCAGAGGCTTTTGACTTCAAGGGGCATAGAGCAACAAATGGTGTCCCAGCCCAGTATCGTGACTAGGCCTTCAGACATGCCCTGTACTCCACACAGGCCAGAGAGAAATAGAGTTTCAAGTTATTCTGCCGAGGCACTTATTGGAAAGACATCTTCGAACTCAGAGCAGAGAATGGGCATGTCACTTCAGGGTTCCAGAGTTTCAGATCAGCTTGAAATGAGAAGCTATCTTGATGTTCCCAGAAATAAGAGTTTGGCCGTTCACAATATGCAGGGTCGCGTGGACCATACTGTTGCCTCGGATATCCGCCTCACTGACTGTCAGACGTTTAAACCAAGTGGAGCCAGTCAGCAGCCCCAGAGTAATTTTGAAGTACAGTCTTCAAGAAATAGTGAAATAGGTAACCCGGTATCATCATTGAGGAGTATGCAGTCCCAGGCTTTTCGAATTAGTCAAAACCCTGGTCCACCACCAATCGACCGCCAAAAGAGATTATCTTACCCACCAGTTCAGAGTATTCCGACAGGAAATGCCATCCCACCAAGGGACAGTGAGAACACATGCCACCAGAGTTTCATGCAGAGTTTACTTGCCCCTCACCTTGGTGATCAGGTCCTTGGAAGCCAGAGATCACTCTCAGAACATCAGAGGAACACACAGTGTGGTCCATCCTCTGCAATTGACTATAATTGTCCCCCAACCCATGAAAGTGTCCATAttagaagagagagtgagagtcaaAACAGGGAGAGTTGTGACATGTCCCTAGGTGCGATTAACACGAGGAACAGCACCCTGAATATTCCTTTCTCAAGTTCTTCTTCTTCAGGAGATATTCAGGGTCGAAACACAAGTCCCAATGTGTCTGTACAGAAGTCCAATCCCATGAGGATAACTGATAGTCATGGGACCAAGGGCCACATGAACCCTCCGGTCACAACCAACATGCATGGGGTTGCAAGGCCAGCTTTGCCCCATCCGTCTGTGTCTCACGGAAATGCTGAACAAGGGCCTCCTGTACGTCCAACTAACTCTTCAGTTCCCCAGCGATCAAGGCATCCCTTGCAAGACAGCAGTGGTTCCAAAATTCGTCAACCTGAAAGGAATCGTTCCGGAAACCAAAGACATAGTAATGTCTTTGACCCAAGTCTTCCCCATCTTCCTCTGTCCACTAGTGGCAGTATGATTCTTGGACGCCAACAAGCCGctacagagaagagaggaagtatTGTTCGTTTCATGCCCGATAGCCCACAAGTACCTAATGATAACGCAGCGCCTGACCAGCATACACTATCACAAAATTTcggttttccttttattcccgAGGGTGGCATGAATCCACCAATAAATGCTAATACTTCTTTCATTCCACAGGTTACTCAGCCTAGTGCCACTCGAACGCCAGCTCTTATCCCTGTAGATCCCCAAAATACTCTGCCCTCCTTCTATCCCCCCTACTCCCCTGCTCATCCTACACTGTCTAATGATATTTCCATCCCCTATTTTTCTAATCAAATGTTCTCAAATCCTAGCACTGAGAAAGTAAACAGTGGAAGCTTAAATAACCGATTTGGATCAATTCTGTCTCCTCCTAGACCTGTTGGTTTTGCTCAACCAAGTTTTCCTCTGCTCCCTGACATGCCGCCAATGCACATGACCAATTCTCACTTGTCTAACTTTAATATGACATCTTTGTTTCCAGAAATAGCTACAGCTCTTCCCGATGGCTCGGCAATGTCACCTTTGCTTACAATAGCAAACTCCTCTGCCTCTGACTCTTCCAAGCAGTCCTCGAACAGACCTGCCCACAACATAAGCCATATTTTAGGTCATGACTGCAGTTCAGCTGTTTAA